A segment of the Bdellovibrio bacteriovorus genome:
TCAGACTTGTAAACACCGGACCCATTTCACGCAAGATGGTCACGGCCAGCAGTTTAGGAACATAAAGTTTACCACCGAATTTTTCCAGACCCATCCCAAACTGCAGGGACATCACCATGCCGATGCTGACTGCGGTGATCACGATCAGCGGCAAAGAACGCATGCCGATCTGATAAATTTGTTCAGAGATCAGTTTGTAATAGATACGGCCACGGATGGTTTCACGGAAAACATCACGGCTTAGCAGCCCCACTCCACCAATAAAGTGGAGGACTTCCATCATAAAGACTGTGAAGGGCAGGGCGAGGTTATTCATCACGGAGCCTTAAACTGAGCCTTAAAGTCTTCAAAGTGTTTCTGTTCAGCCGCAAACTGCTTCTGAACGCCACCATAACTCAATGTATAGTTGCAGTTGTTTTTCTTAAAAACCAACAAAGCCAATTGCACTGGAATGCCATCGACCGTGCCCGTAGCAACGGATTGACGGGCCTCGCGGCCATTGAACATCAAAGTGTCTGACTTAACATCCAGATTGGAAAGCGCCGCCAAAGACTCGGTTTCCATTTGCTGTAAGGAAGGATCCGAGCCACCACAATCAGAAACAAAAGAAATGGTATTGCCCGTAGCCGAACTCAACCAGGCTTTGTCAGAGTTACCAGCATCAATGGATTTAAACGGAGAAGCAGGCGAAGAAAACTCCACACCCTTAGCAGGCACAGATTTCCGCCCCGGCAAATTCACCGACACACACCCAACAAAAAGCAAACTCAAGATGCAACAAACAAAGATGTTCTTCATAGCACCCATCCATCGGAATAAATTGAGGAAAAATCCAGAGCCAGAATGCCTAAACAGTGCCTCGGTCTAGGGAAGGGAGGGGGCCCTACCGGCTTATCCCCTGCGAACACATCCTCGCGGACGCGATCCCCGTTGGGGATCTGCTGCTGCGGAACTTGGGGCTAATCCGGTAGGGCCCCCTCCCTTCCCTAGACCAAGCTGTAACGTCTTTCTAACTCAGAATTTTCCCACTGCTTCTAGCGCCCCACCGAGAGCTCTCGTTAGCGCGTAGAAAAAGTTCAGAGAACACACGTCGTGTGCACAAGCCCACAAAATCTGCCGGCACACCAGGCGCTTGGCAGGGGCTTAGGCAAGCCAGACGCGAGTTCCGCAGCAGCACGTCCCAAAGGGACGGCGTCCGCGAGGACTGTCCGAAGCGGCTGGATTGACTAAGCCCCTGCCAAGGGCCGGGTCGTTTGCCGTCAGCGTTTTGGCGGTGGTGTTGGAAATTCTATGAAACTTTTTGCCCATCTGGAAATTATTTGCCAATGGACCTTTGAAAGAGGTGGCACCGTATGTGCAATAGCAGAGCGAAGGGAAGAGAAGGGGTTCAAGGAGTGAACACTTTACGCAATTTGATCGTGGCAGGATGCCTGTTCTTTGGTCTAGCTTCAGCGCAAGCGGCGAAGGTCAATGGAATCATTAATTTTCAGGGCGACACTGTTCACATGGAACTGTCGGGCCAGCAAAATTGGGATTACGACGTCAAACGCCTTGATAAAAAAGGTCAGGTTGTCGTTGAAATGACGGTGCCGGCGTTGGATGAATCCACGATCGGTTCTCTTTCTTCATTTAAAAGTGATTTTGTGACGTCGGTGGCTGTGGACCGCAAGGGTCCGGATGGCAAGAACGTGATTCAGTTCACCCTTTCCGGTGAAGACATTGAGACATTTGATTACCTGACGGATCAGCCTTCTCGCCTGATCATGGATTTCTATGTGAATCCTTCCGCGAAACCTAAAAAAGACAGCAAAGCGGTTGCTAAAAAAGACACACAGATCCCGACCGAGCTGCCTGCTAAAGATTTGAAACCTGTAGCAAAAGCCAAAACAGACAAGAACCGCAAACCTGCGGCGGATACTTTGGCGATTGCGGATCAGGGTGTGGGCTTTGCCGCTAATGATTCGGTGAAATCCGGTATCTTTGATGGTGGCGATCCGGACTATTCCCGCTTCTCGGTTAAAGACTATGAGATCAAAGAAGAGGCGATGATCCGCGCCAAGGATAACTACTATATTCCGTTCCCGATGCTGGAAACCCCGGTCAGTTACTGGGAGAAAATGAAGATCACTCCGGCGATCTATCAGATTTCCCCGCAGTCCACGGAAGAAAACAAACAGGCTCGCTTGCTTTTGACGCTTTTTGAAAAGCAGCGTTATGGCGTTTATCTGAAAACGCAAGCTTGGTTCAAAGACAAGTATCCAAAATCTGAATACAACGAAGTCATTGATTTCATGACTGCCGACGTTCACCTGGCCCTGTGGCAGGAAGAAGGCCGCATGAAGGATTATGACGAGGCGATGCAGAAATATAAGGAAGCGGTCGCAAAGTATCCGCGCTCTCCTCTGGCGGAAAGAACGTCCGTGAAGACAGGCTTTTTGGCTTTGGAAAAAGGCGATGCGCTGAATTCCCTGCGTTTGTTCCAGGAACACATCGACAATAAAAAATTCTCTGGCAAAGAATCCGTTTCAAAAGACCTGGCTCGTCTGGGCATGGGTTTGGCTTTCATGAAGCTGAACAAATGGACTGATGCGATTGCCCAGTTTGATCAGGTTGAAAAAGAAGCGACCAACCGCGATTTGAAAGTGGAAGCAGCTTACCGTCGTGGAGACGTTTGGGTGCGTGGCAAGAACTATGCAAAAGCGGTTGATGAATATCAGAAAGCTTTGAAGAAGTATCCAGAGGGGCAGGGTTCTTACCCGAATGCCTTCTTCAATCAGGCGGAATCTTTGTTCATGATGAACAAGTACCCGCAAAGTCTGGACACTTATCGTGAATTTGTGAAGAAATTCCCAAGCAGCAATCACTCGGCCTTTGCGATGACCCGCATGGGTGAATTGCTTGAAATCTTCGGTGCCGACAAGTCCCGCGTGATGGGGGCTTATCTGGAAACTTACTTCCGCTATGGTGAAACTCCGAATGCGGTGATTGCGCGTTTGCGTCTGTTGAGTGCGCGCATGAAGGGCATGAAGCCGAAGGAAGTGAACCATGCGGTTGAAGAAATCATGTCTTTGGCTAAAAAAATTGACCTTCCGAACATCGAGCAGTTTGCAACTGTGATGGTCGCGGATGGTTACACTCACCGTGGGGAACACCAAAAAGCGGTGGATCTGCTTTCCAAATACTATAAAGAACATCCAACATCTGTGGATGTTCCGTTGCTGACCAACCGTATTGTTTCCAACATCAACGACAAGCTGGAATCCGAAGTCAATGAAGGCAACTTCATCAAGGCTTTGAAGACCCACAGTCAATATGCTGACAACTGGCTGAAAAATTCAAAGCGTCTGGATACAAAATATAATGTCGGTCGTGCCTTTGAAATGGCCGGCGTTCCGGTTGAAGCGGAAAGATACTACAAAGATGTTTTGAATCGTATCTATGCGATTCGTGGCACCGCGGAAGCCAAAGAAATCCAGGTGAAAGAGCAGATTCCTTCTGAAGACGAGCTGAACCTGCGTCTTTCCAACGTGTTCACTCAAGAACAAAAATACAACCAGGCCTATGACTATCTGAAAAACATCAAAGCTCCTGAAAAGATGGATGAAAAAGCCCAGATTGAACGCGTGAACATCGCGGTTCGTCTGCTGGAAAAACGTGGTGATAATGACTCTGCGGTTCGTTACCTGGGAGAATTGCTGCGCACCTGGAAAGGCCAGCCTCAACTGGTGGCAGAACCTTACTTGAAACTTGCAGAGCTTCAGGTGAAACAAAGCAAGCCGGATGAAGCCATCCAGTCTTTGGAAATGATCGACAAATTGCAAAGTGATTCGGGCAAGATTTCCCCGGTTATCCACGCCAAAGCGCTGGAAATGATGGGTGATATCTATCTGGATAAAAAGCAGCAGGATCTGGCGACAGGTTCCTATGAAAAGCTGCTGGAAAAATACGAAGACAATCGTCCTCTGTCCTCTATCCGCTACAAGCTGGGGCAGATCTACTTCAAAGCAGGTGAGATCCAGAAGGCGGCTGAGGTTTGGAATGACTTCAAAGGTGACAAGAGCGGGTTCTGGAAGAATCTGGCTCAGGAGCAGTTGAAGAATTCAGAATGGCGCGACGGTTACAAGAAATATATCAAAAGAATTCCAGCTATGTCTGAGAACGAGCAAGGCCAATAGGAGTTTGGATGTCGTACTTTGATTTTGATGCTCTACACATCGAAGATAGAAGAATGCACGAAGTGAAACAACTGAGTTTGCAGTTGGCTTCAACGCAGGCAAGTTTGCTTCTGGTGGGTGAAGCCGGTGTGGGTAAAACAAGTCTGGCTCGTTACATTTACACAAAAAGCCGTTCAGCACGTCTGTACTGCCTGGATTGTAAAAACGCCGGTGGATTTGATTTCTCCCGCGTGGATGGCGGTACTTTGCTGATTGAGGATCTGGATTGTGCTTCCGTGGCGTTGCAAAATGACCTGATGAAGCTGGTGGAAAGAACCGACGGCACTCGTCCTCGCTTCATTTCGACTTCCCGCCGCGATCTGCGCGCTTTGGTGAAGCAGGAGCAGTTCCGTCAGGATCTTTTCTATAAGCTGGCGGTTGTGCATCTGGAAATTCCGCGTCTGGAAGACCGTCGTCAGGATTTCCAGAATATTGTGAACTTTATTCTGGAAGTTTCCCAGATCATGCACGGCAAGTCGGGCTTGCGTTTGACGGCCGAGGGCTATGAGCGCCTGAATAGCTGGAACTGGCCGGGGAACATTCGTGAGCTTGAAAATGTGCTGGAAAGAGCCGTGGTTCTTGCAAAATCTTCACTGATTGGGCCTGAATCCATTCAGTTTGAGGCTGTGGTTGAGGATATGGACCTGGATTTTGCACCGGGCATGTCCCTTTCTGAGGTCGAGAAGCGTCTCATTATTCAGACCCTGGAGCTGACTGCCCAGAACCGCACCCGTGCGGCGCAAATGCTTGGAATCAGTATTCGTACATTGAGAAACAAACTTAATGAATATAAGGAAGCAGGTGTTTTATGAGTAGTATCTTCGATAAAACAACCAACGCTCTGGCGACCTCACTGAGCATGAGGCAGCTCCGTCACAATGTGACATCCTCCAATATCGCCAATGCCGAGACTCCGGGGTACCACGCCAAGAAAATGGATTTCGAAGGCGCTTTGCAAAGAGCCCTGGATCTGGATGGCGCGAACTCTTTGAGCACGAGCAATCCCGAACACTTCGCGGTGGGCGGAATCTCTGTGAACAAAACCCGCCCGGACATTTACGATGATCCGGAAGGCGCCGTGAACAACGACGGAAACACCGTCGATGTGGAAAAAGAAATGTCGGCGTTGTCAGAGAACGCGATCATGTACAAAGCGGCTCTGCAACTGATCAACAAAAAAATGGCGGCACTGAAATATGCCGCAACCGAAGGGCGGTAATAGATGGCTGATTTTTTGACGGGGATGAGAATCAGCAGCAGTGGTATGGCGGCGCAAAGAATGCGCATGAATACCATTGCCAGCAATATTGCCAACATTAACACGACCCAGACCCCTGAAGGTGGTCCGTATCGCCGTAAGGACGTGGTTTTCGAGGCGATGCCCGACGCCAAGAACTTTGGCGAGATTATTACATCGACCGATCCGGCGGGAAGCTTCCAGCGGGTCCAGGTGACAGATGTGGTTTCGGATCGCAAGGCGCCGTTGCTCAAGTATGAGCCGGACCATCCTGATGCAAATGCAGATGGATACGTGGCTTATCCGAACATCAATTTGATGGAAGAAATGACCAATATGATACAGGCGTCGCGTTCTTACGAGGCGAACGTGACAGCGGTTCAGGCGTCCAAGGATATGGCCCTTTCCGCGCTGGAGATAGGCAGGTAATTCCTTCCTAGACCCCGGCAAAAATTAAGGACTTTTTTACGCAAGTTTAATACAATTTTCTAAGAGGAGAAGGTGAAGCCATGGAGGGTTTTACTGTATCAAATGCAAACAGGTTTCTCGATAATGGAATCGTTCGTGATTCCAAGTCACTAAGTATCGAGAACACCCCTTCAGCTAGTTCGACATCCGGTACGGGCAAGAGCTTCGCCGACACCCTGAAAGACGCCGTAGGCAGCGTGAATGAAATGCAGAAGGCTTCAGACAAAGCCATGCAGAATCTCGCGACTGGCAAAACGGACAACGTGGCCGATGTGATGATCGCCGCGGAAAAAGCAGACATCGCCCTGAAGGTGATGGTGCAAGTGCGCAACAAGATTATTGATGCGTACCAAGAAGTTATGAAGATGCAGGTTTAGTTTCCTTAGGCTGGAGGGGTTTCCTTGAATAAGATTTTTGGTGGATTGGTTGTCCAGTTTCGCGAGTTCTTCAAAAACCTGGGTCCGACCAAAAGACTTTCAGTAATTGCGGTTACTGTAATTGCGGCGGTGGCACTTTTCACGATGCTGTTTATGGCTTCAGGAAAAGACTATGTGCCATTGTTCACAAACATTCCGACGGAGCAGGTTTCCACAATCGTGGGAAAACTGAACGAAAAGAATGTGCCGTTCCAGTTGCGTGATGGCGGTAAAACAATCGCCATTCCAAAAGAACTGCTGCACTCAACCCAGATGACATTGATGTCCGAGATCGGTTCCCCAAAAATGGGTTCCATCGGTCTTGAGATCTTCGACAAGCAGGATTTCGGTATGAACTCCTACGCTCAGAAGATCAACTATCAGCGTGCCCTTCAGGGTGAGCTGATGCGTGCGATCAACACGCTGACCGCCGTAAAACAATCCAAAGTGATTCTGGCATTGCCAAATAAAAAGACTTTCCTTGAAGAGGGCGGTCAGGCGTCTGCGTCTGTCGTGGTGGAATTGCACCAGGGGAAAGAACTGGCTCCGGAGCAAGTGCGTGGTATCCGTTACCTGGTGGCGAACTCTGTTGAGGGTATGGACGCCGACAAAGTCACAGTTCTGGATGAGCGTGGTAAAGTTCTGACCCGCGTGGCGGACGGTACAACCGGTGGTTCCAATGAACTGCTGGATCTGAAAGCGAAAATTGAAGGCGACCTGGAAGACCGCATCGAGGACATCCTGTCCAAAGTGGTGGGTCATGCCAAGGTGGTGGCGAAAGTGGATGCCACTTTGAATCACCGTGTGATTTCTTCTGTGGAAGAATCCGTGGATCCGGATAAAACAGCGATCCGTTCCCAGCAGTCTGAAGAGGAATCTTTGGACGGCTCCCGTACCAATCCAGCCGGTGTGCCGGGCTCCCGTTCCAATCTGCCGGGTGCCGAGGACCAGGGGACTGTGGGCTTCCGTCAGGATGTTAAAAAAGAAATCAAGACAACCAACTATGACGTGCCAAAAACCGTGCGCAACATCCGTGAATCCGCCGGGAATCTGGAGCGCGTGAGTGTGGCGGTCGTTGTTGACGGTATGATGACCACAACCACCAAGGCCGACGGCACAACTGAAACAACCTGGAAACCGCGCTCTGCCGAAGAGCTGCGCAAGTACGAGGACCTGGTTAAAAACGCGATTGGTTTCAACACCGCCCGCGGTGACAGTGTTAAAATTGAAAATATCCAGTTCCAGCCGGAAGACTTCTCTGAAGCAGAAAAGATTCTGACGACGCTGGAAAGAAAAAAGCTGATCCACGCGTTGTTCAAGTGGGCATTGCTGGGCTTCAGCTTGGCGCTGTTCTTCTTCATCGTGGTTCGCCCGTTCATGCAGTGGATCACCGACAGCTTCCAGGATTCTGTTGAGGAAATGCTTCCTCGCACGATCGAAGAGCTGGAAGAGCTGCAGTCTGTGGATAACACCCTGCCGGGCATGTCCACCGCGTTGCCGGTCCTTCAGGAATCAATTGATCCTGAGAAGGCCGAATCTGAATTGCTGAAAGACCGTATCCTGTCATCAATGAGTCGTGACGAGGAAAAAGCAGCCAACGCCTTTGGTATGTGGCTGGTTAGGAAGGATGGCTAATGAAACTTCATAAGTCAGATAATATTGAGTATGAAAATCTCAAGGGCTTCGACAAGGCCGCAATCCTGATCAACTACCTTGGCAAGGACGCGGTGAAGGTTCTGCTTCGCCGTATGGACGACTCCGACATCCGCAAGCTTATTAACCAAATGAGCAAATTGCGCGTGGTGCCGGTTCATGTGACCAAACGTGTACTGGAAGAGTACTACGAAATGATCTCTGAGACGGAAGACTACATTTTCTCTGAAAATATCTCTGCCAAGGACACCATCGTGGACGCCCTTGGTGAGGAAAGAGCCCGTGGTATCCTGGGGGGCTTGAACATCACTTCCGGTGGTTCCCGTTCTTTGGAATCCCTGGAGATGGTCGACGCGAAATCTTTGGCGACCTTCCTGGTGAATGAGCACCCGCAGACCGTAGCCGTGATCCTGGCGCATCTTGAGCCCGAGAAAAAAGGCGAGGTTCTGAAACGTCTTCCTGAAGCCCTGCAGGCCGAAGTGGTTCTGCGTATGGCGAATCTGGAGCACGTCGATCCTGAA
Coding sequences within it:
- the fliF gene encoding flagellar basal-body MS-ring/collar protein FliF is translated as MNKIFGGLVVQFREFFKNLGPTKRLSVIAVTVIAAVALFTMLFMASGKDYVPLFTNIPTEQVSTIVGKLNEKNVPFQLRDGGKTIAIPKELLHSTQMTLMSEIGSPKMGSIGLEIFDKQDFGMNSYAQKINYQRALQGELMRAINTLTAVKQSKVILALPNKKTFLEEGGQASASVVVELHQGKELAPEQVRGIRYLVANSVEGMDADKVTVLDERGKVLTRVADGTTGGSNELLDLKAKIEGDLEDRIEDILSKVVGHAKVVAKVDATLNHRVISSVEESVDPDKTAIRSQQSEEESLDGSRTNPAGVPGSRSNLPGAEDQGTVGFRQDVKKEIKTTNYDVPKTVRNIRESAGNLERVSVAVVVDGMMTTTTKADGTTETTWKPRSAEELRKYEDLVKNAIGFNTARGDSVKIENIQFQPEDFSEAEKILTTLERKKLIHALFKWALLGFSLALFFFIVVRPFMQWITDSFQDSVEEMLPRTIEELEELQSVDNTLPGMSTALPVLQESIDPEKAESELLKDRILSSMSRDEEKAANAFGMWLVRKDG
- the fliG gene encoding flagellar motor switch protein FliG gives rise to the protein MKLHKSDNIEYENLKGFDKAAILINYLGKDAVKVLLRRMDDSDIRKLINQMSKLRVVPVHVTKRVLEEYYEMISETEDYIFSENISAKDTIVDALGEERARGILGGLNITSGGSRSLESLEMVDAKSLATFLVNEHPQTVAVILAHLEPEKKGEVLKRLPEALQAEVVLRMANLEHVDPELIAEIDRVLKNQLSNTATVEQAALGGVHPVAEMLNVMDKNTETAIMSRLEEKDPLLAEEIRKLMFVFDDIVKIDDRGIQSLLKEVANEKLLLALKTSSEEIRTKIFKNISARAAEMLREDLSNMGPSRLSDVESAQQEIVNVARRLEAEGKILIARGGSEDAMV
- the flgC gene encoding flagellar basal body rod protein FlgC, which codes for MADFLTGMRISSSGMAAQRMRMNTIASNIANINTTQTPEGGPYRRKDVVFEAMPDAKNFGEIITSTDPAGSFQRVQVTDVVSDRKAPLLKYEPDHPDANADGYVAYPNINLMEEMTNMIQASRSYEANVTAVQASKDMALSALEIGR
- the fliE gene encoding flagellar hook-basal body complex protein FliE produces the protein MEGFTVSNANRFLDNGIVRDSKSLSIENTPSASSTSGTGKSFADTLKDAVGSVNEMQKASDKAMQNLATGKTDNVADVMIAAEKADIALKVMVQVRNKIIDAYQEVMKMQV
- a CDS encoding sigma 54-interacting transcriptional regulator, coding for MSYFDFDALHIEDRRMHEVKQLSLQLASTQASLLLVGEAGVGKTSLARYIYTKSRSARLYCLDCKNAGGFDFSRVDGGTLLIEDLDCASVALQNDLMKLVERTDGTRPRFISTSRRDLRALVKQEQFRQDLFYKLAVVHLEIPRLEDRRQDFQNIVNFILEVSQIMHGKSGLRLTAEGYERLNSWNWPGNIRELENVLERAVVLAKSSLIGPESIQFEAVVEDMDLDFAPGMSLSEVEKRLIIQTLELTAQNRTRAAQMLGISIRTLRNKLNEYKEAGVL
- the flgB gene encoding flagellar basal body rod protein FlgB, with the protein product MSSIFDKTTNALATSLSMRQLRHNVTSSNIANAETPGYHAKKMDFEGALQRALDLDGANSLSTSNPEHFAVGGISVNKTRPDIYDDPEGAVNNDGNTVDVEKEMSALSENAIMYKAALQLINKKMAALKYAATEGR
- a CDS encoding tetratricopeptide repeat protein, coding for MNTLRNLIVAGCLFFGLASAQAAKVNGIINFQGDTVHMELSGQQNWDYDVKRLDKKGQVVVEMTVPALDESTIGSLSSFKSDFVTSVAVDRKGPDGKNVIQFTLSGEDIETFDYLTDQPSRLIMDFYVNPSAKPKKDSKAVAKKDTQIPTELPAKDLKPVAKAKTDKNRKPAADTLAIADQGVGFAANDSVKSGIFDGGDPDYSRFSVKDYEIKEEAMIRAKDNYYIPFPMLETPVSYWEKMKITPAIYQISPQSTEENKQARLLLTLFEKQRYGVYLKTQAWFKDKYPKSEYNEVIDFMTADVHLALWQEEGRMKDYDEAMQKYKEAVAKYPRSPLAERTSVKTGFLALEKGDALNSLRLFQEHIDNKKFSGKESVSKDLARLGMGLAFMKLNKWTDAIAQFDQVEKEATNRDLKVEAAYRRGDVWVRGKNYAKAVDEYQKALKKYPEGQGSYPNAFFNQAESLFMMNKYPQSLDTYREFVKKFPSSNHSAFAMTRMGELLEIFGADKSRVMGAYLETYFRYGETPNAVIARLRLLSARMKGMKPKEVNHAVEEIMSLAKKIDLPNIEQFATVMVADGYTHRGEHQKAVDLLSKYYKEHPTSVDVPLLTNRIVSNINDKLESEVNEGNFIKALKTHSQYADNWLKNSKRLDTKYNVGRAFEMAGVPVEAERYYKDVLNRIYAIRGTAEAKEIQVKEQIPSEDELNLRLSNVFTQEQKYNQAYDYLKNIKAPEKMDEKAQIERVNIAVRLLEKRGDNDSAVRYLGELLRTWKGQPQLVAEPYLKLAELQVKQSKPDEAIQSLEMIDKLQSDSGKISPVIHAKALEMMGDIYLDKKQQDLATGSYEKLLEKYEDNRPLSSIRYKLGQIYFKAGEIQKAAEVWNDFKGDKSGFWKNLAQEQLKNSEWRDGYKKYIKRIPAMSENEQGQ